The following proteins come from a genomic window of Malus sylvestris chromosome 4, drMalSylv7.2, whole genome shotgun sequence:
- the LOC126617753 gene encoding NAC domain-containing protein 7-like, whose protein sequence is MNTLSSHVPPGFRFRPTDEELVDYYLRKKIASKLIDFDVIRDVDLYKIEPWDLEDLCKIGSGDQNEWYFFSHKDKKYPTGSRTNRATKAGFWKATGRDKAIYRGEKFLVGMRKTLVFYKGRAPNGQKSDWIMHEYRLETRENGTPQAKGWAVCRVFKKKLAAVSRMGDYVSADCYDQVSFLPQLDNPPRTSMSRTYASQNEQQLHYSQCKKEFDLQYNMPHHHHDSFLQLPQLESPKVPHQSATPYGNCAMQSSTLTQEEQFAQYISQQNLFKSSSSPSVQALDNNNDYLEAVDQVKDWRALDKYVASQLSHDQQDASKKVTNYSHAEEIFHVAEHINMLANDASRRRDNNNNIGQDYASTSTSTFQIDLWK, encoded by the exons ATGAATACACTTTCATCACATGTACCCCCAGGCTTTCGATTCCGTCCCACAGATGAAGAacttgttgattattatctcaGAAAGAAGATTGCTTCGAAACTGATTGATTTTGATGTCATCAGAGATGTTGATCTTTATAAGATTGAGCCGTGGGATCTTGAAG ACTTGTGCAAGATAGGAAGTGGTGATCAGAATGAATGGTACTTCTTTAGCCACAAAGATAAGAAGTACCCTACTGGAAGTCGTACAAATAGGGCAACGAAAGCCGGGTTTTGGAAAGCTACAGGAAGAGATAAGGCTATTTATAGAGGAGAAAAATTCCTCGTTGGGATGAGAAAGACCTTAGTCTTTTACAAAGGCCGTGCTCCTAATGGACAGAAGTCAGATTGGATCATGCATGAATATCGACTAGAAACTAGAGAAAATGGAACTCCTCAGGCAA AAGGATGGGCTGTGTGTAGGGTGTTCAAGAAAAAGTTGGCAGCCGTGAGCAGAATGGGAGATTACGTGTCAGCAGATTGCTATGATCAAGTCTCATTCCTGCCACAACTTGATAACCCTCCAAGGACATCAATGTCCCGCACTTATGCATCGCAAAATGAGCAGCAGCTACACTATTCACAATGCAAGAAAGAGTTTGATTTGCAGTACAACATGCCACATCATCATCATGACTCTTTTCTCCAGCTCCCTCAATTGGAAAGCCCCAAAGTTCCTCATCAGTCAGCTACCCCATATGGTAATTGTGCTATGCAGTCTTCCACACTCACACAAGAGGAGCAATTTGCGCAATACATCTCCCAGCAAAATCTGTTCAAATCATCGTCATCGCCATCGGTACAGGCGCTTGACAACAACAATGATTATCTGGAAGCTGTTGATCAAGTGAAGGATTGGCGAGCCCTTGACAAGTATGTTGCGTCACAGCTCAGCCATGACCAGCAAGATGCTTCCAAGAAAGTAACAAATTACTCTCATGCAGAGGAAATATTTCATGTGGCTGAACACATTAATATGCTTGCCAATGACGCATCCAGAAGGCGAGACAATAATAATAACATTGGACAGGACTATGCCTCAACATCAACCTCTACTTTCCAAATTGATCTCTGGAAATGA